GTGATTGTTCCGGTTTTGTCGATGGAGATCCCGGCGGCCGATGGTGCTGCCGCGGCGTTCCCCACTGCTGCGTTCTGGAGCTGGTTGGTGAGGTCGCGGGTGAGGGAGTCACCGACGAACGGCCCGGAGCTAGAAGGGCTGTCTTTGTTGTATTTGCTGTTGATGCGAATGTTGGAGAGGGCATCGTTGGCGGCGGTGACGAGGTCTTCAACTTTTTTGCTGATACCGGCGGTGTCTTGGGTGACGTCGACGGTGACTTGGGTGTTTGGGTCGGCTTTGGTTGGTGAGATGGTCACGCCGGGGAGGAGGTTTTTGACGTCTTTGGTGGTGGAGGTGACGTCGTATCCAGCGGTGGGGTCGCCGATGTGCAGCACGGTGTCTTGGCCTTTGGCAACTTCGTTGAAGTTGCCGAGCACGTCGGCAACGACGGGTGGGGTGGAGCCGTTGGTGACGGTGACGCTGCTTTGTGCCCCGGTGGTGGCGGAGGTGAGCTGCATCTGGTAGCTGCCGGTGGCGGTCTGCACCATGGTGGCTTTGACGTCGGCGCCGGCTTGTTGGTTGATCGCGGCGACGACGTCAGCGAGCTTGGCGCCTTGGCCGACGGTGACGTTGGTTGTTTTTCCGTTGGCGGTGACATTGAAGTCGAAGGCGGCGCCACCGTTGACGGTGTCAGTGCTGGTGAATGATTTATCGGCGAGCGTGGTGCTGGCTTGGGCGATGCTTTTCACCGCGAAGGTGAGGGTGCCTGCTTGGGCTCCGGTGCCGGTGGTGACTTTGGCGATGTCTTCGTTGCTGCTTTTAGCGGTGACGCTGTTCCAGGCGGGGGTATCGATTACTGATTTGGGCACGAACTGGTTGGCGGCGTCGCCGATGGCTTTCATTTTGGTGTTAAGGCTGGTGTAGGCGCTAACGAGGGCCTGGGCGCTAACTTTACCTTTGGTGAGGTAGTTACCGGCTTGGCGTTCGACGCTCATCAGCTGGGTGATCATCCCTGCGGTATCGACACCTGATCCGAGTCCTGAGATCTGCATGGTTTTCTCCTTTGTTCCTTCCGTGGATGTGGTGTTCCGGGTGAGTGGCTGAGGGGCTTCACGCCCGAGGGGGCGCAGGCGCACGGCCTACGCCCCCTCGAGGGTTATGAAGTTTTCTCAGATCACTCCGGATCAGCCCAGGAGACGCAGAACGCCCTGGCTGCTCTGGTTTGCCTGCGAGAGCATCGCGGTACCGGCCTGCTGCAGGATCTGCGAACGGGTGAAGCTCGTCATTTCCTTGGCCATGTCGGTGTCGCGAATGCGGGACTCGGAGGCGGCCAGGTTCTCGCTCGAGACACCGAGGTTCTTGATGGTGTGGTCGAGACGGTTCTGGAGAGCACCCAGGTCGGCACGCTGGTCAGAAACCTTGCCGATAGCTTTGTCGATCTTGCCAAGAGCACTCTTGAGACCAGCCGCCGAGGTGACGGTCAGCCCGTTAATGCTCAGGCCAGCAGTGTCCATCTTCTTAATGGTGATAGACATGGTTTGGCCGGTGTTGGCACCGATCTGCAAGGCTTTGCCTGTGAAGGTTCCGTCCAGCAGGTTCATGCCGTTGAACTGCGTGCGCGTGGTGGTCGAGTCGATCTCTTTGAGGAGCGCCCCGATCTCCTTCTGGATGGCTGCGCGGTCCGACGACGTGTTGGTGTCGTTGCCGGCTTGCACGGCCAGCGTCCGCATGCGCTGCAGCATGGCGTGGGTCTCGTTCATCGCGCCTTCAGCGGTCTGAACGAGGGAGACACCATCCTGAGCGTTGGCCTGGGCCTGGTTGAGGCCGTTGACCTGCGAACGCAGCTTCTCGGAGATCGCCAAACCTGCAGCGTCATCCGCAGCGCGGTTGATACGAAGACCGGAGGACAGACGCTCAAGGGAGGTCTGCTGCGAGCCTTGCGTACCGGACAGGTTGCGGTATGCGTTGAGGGCGGCGACGTTGGTGTTGATCTGAAGACCCATGGTGAAAGCTCCTTCGTGGAATCGGGTCCGGGCTCCCCATCCGTGGTGAGCCCGAGGGACTTCCGCTGTGAAAGCCCCGACGGGGTAGTGGCCCCGGCACAGTGCCGAGGTCTTGTCCCCGACACCTGGCTCATCGGCCCCGCAGCCCTACCTCTGAGAGATCTGCGTGTTTTTTTGCGGTGTGTTTGGAACACCTGACTGAGTTAGGCATTGCGCAGCGCAGCAGATGCTTTATGCACTAGTTCTTGATCGTTACGGGCTTTCCCTAAGCGGAGAAGTGCTCGTGCTATGGCAAGCGCGTCATCTGTTTGCCTGGCTGCTGCTAGCTGCGCTTCGGCAACTACTTCACGAGATAGCGGCAGCCCTGCCGCATCGACCACGTGGTCAAGAGATTGCACGATATGTAAAGCCTCGCTGGTTTGCCCCTGGGCTAGTTTGAGGTGAGCTTCAAGCCATCGTGTGTATGAGTCAGTAGGAGCGAATCCTTTGAGGACATCTAGCTCCCGCGCAGCAGCATCAATATTTTCGGTTTCGAGTTCAATGCGGATGAGCCATTGGTAAGCCCACCGGTAATAGGTAGTGGAGGGGTCCAAGGCGATAGCTGCGTGGAGTGATTTGCGAGCGTTGTCTGGATCCCCTGCTCCCCATTGGGCGCGGGCCTGATCGACAAGCGCTGCCATTTGATCGGCCGTGTCTGACCGGGAAGCCTTGGCAACTTTTGTCAGAGATAACGCACGTTGCACACTGTTTTTTGTTCGAGAAGCGCCGAATCCATCGTTTTCGATGCGAATGGTTTCGGGGGCCAACTCGGTTGATTCGTTGAAGCGGTGGCCATCGAGTCCGCGAAGTTCGGCATGAACTGGGCGGGCGTAGTGGGCTAAATCTGGCCTGTAGATGCGCGGTGACATCCAATATTCATTGCCCTGCATGCGTTCACCGGGGGCGCTGGTAGGTGCGGCTTCAATGTAGAGAGCAACGTCGTTAGCGGCTTCTGCTACAGCGAGTTCATGTGCGAGACGGGTGGGGTTTGCGAACACTCGCTCATCCGCATCTAACACAAGGAGCCAGGGAGCGCTGCTCATGGCAGCGGCTGCATTGCGGGCACGTGAATAGTTGTTATCCCAGAATCCTTCGGCCACTTTTGCGCCGTGAGCGCGCGCAATATCGCGAGTTGTGTCGGTGGATCCAGTGTCATAAACACAGATTTCACCAAGGAGTGGGCGCAAGCTTTCGCAAGACTCCAGTGTTTGAGCTAGGTGTGCTTCTTCGTTCTTGACGATCATCACCACGTCAAGTGATCCATTAGGCAAAGGGGCGAGGTCCTCCGCATCGCCACGTTGCAAGGTCTTTGTCGTAGAAGGCGTATATGCGTGGTCTGGCAGAGCTATGCCCAGGTCTCGACATCCTTGTTCCACGATTTCAAGGTTGCATGCAGCCAAGTAGCTTCCTCGCCCGTTAACATGTCCGAACAGGTCGGTGGGTTCGCCGATTTCGAGAGCTCGGCGGAATTCTGCGGCTGATTGAGGCAGCAGTTCGGCGGCGAGTTCTGGCTGTTGGGTGGCAAGGTCGAGCAGCACGTTACCGGCAACGAAGTGATAGTCCGATGAGTGGTCAAACTCGTCGGTGTATTCCCCGAGAAGGGTAAGTGCATCAAGGCTGCGGTTGATGGAGGTGAGTGTGTGTGCGCATTGCACGATAAGGATGTGCTGCCACGGTTCAGGAGGCAGCGTTTTACGGTCGATCTTGTCGTACTGTTCAGCGGCTTCGGGCAGACGACCTTGCGTTTCTAGGTTGCGGCCAAGTTGATACCGCAAATAGGGATCGTCAGGTTCGGCTGCGATGGCGGCGCGTAGCATTTTTTCGCGTCTGGGGAGCTTTTTGGCGAGCTGTTCTGGCTCGTACCCGTCGTGCTCGATGGTGATCCGTACTTGACGCAGTGGAAGATCGTGTTGCGGGGTGGCATGGATGATGCCGCGGTAGCGCACCGTACCGGGGAGAATCCTCGACTGGGGTTCGCTTTGGGTGGTGATGGTTTCGCCGAGGCGGAATGAGCTGACAACGTTGACGGTGAGAACAAATTCGGGTGAGAGGTCGTGAAGGTCGTATAGCTCGCGCCCTCCAGCGGCGATGACTTCGTCAGCGTCGATGATCACGTGCCAGTCTGCTCCGGCGGCATCGAGTGCTGTGTTGTGTGCTTCGCTGAAGTTGTCGGTCCAGGGAATGTGGATGACGCGGGCTCCGGCTGCTTCGGCGAGTTCGGCGGTGTTGTCTTCGGAGCCCGTATCAGCGACGAGGACTTCGTCAACGAATGGTTTGATGCTATTGATGCAGCGTTGAATACAGCGTGCTTCGTCACGAGCAATGATGACGGCAGCAACAGAGTATCGCTGACGATGCTCGCGGATAGTCCGTGCTACGAGGTTTCCTGGGTAGGGGCTGCGATCGAATTCGTCGGCGATGGCTTCGAGGTGATTGCTTCGGGCTTCAAGAATTACTTCACCGAGTTCTTCGGGGCGTCTCTTACCCCATAGTTTCAGCAGTTTTTTCCCAGCACCGTGAATTTCTATTCCGGCAATAAAGAGTGCGAGCCTACTAGTGAGTTCATCGTGTTTTCGGCCAGTGTGGCAGGCAAGGCGGAGCCGAGCCCGAAGAACGGCATCTTCAGGGAAAGGCGTACCAAGGGTGGGCGTGGGGCATTCCAGGTGTTGCATTAAGTCGAGTGCTTGGCTTGTTTTCCCTGAGGCTATGCACCATTTGGCGCGTAGCCAGGTTGCGAATTCTGGGTTAGGTCCAGGTTCGAGTTGTTCAAGGAGCGACGCAGCATCCTCAAGACGTTTTTGGCTGGTGAGTAGGTCTGCCCATGCTTCGCGTGCAGCCCAAGCCCAGTTATCCTCTCCGATGGCAACCTTTTTGTACTCCTGATAGGCAGCGTCAATATCTCCTAGTTTTTGGAGTTCTTGCGCTATCTCGTAGGAGATTTGACGATCGTTCCCTTTACTAAGGTCGGTATCTTTTTTGAGTCGCCCGAGGCGTCGTGAAATTTTTTCTTCAGGCAGGGGAAACTTTGAAGAAGTAGAAGTCACCTGAAGGGCACTTTCAGGAATGTCAATAAAGCTTCTCTCCGGAGCAAACCCTGTGTCAATTGTTTCCCATATCGACCCGTCTGCGTGAGCGTTTTGAGGTCTGACAAGTCGCCCGTAGTAATACTTTTTTTTATTTACTTTGAGTGGAACAGAAGCATAGTCTTCAGACCCATAGAGAGGATTCTCAAGAATCTTTAGAATCTTTTTTGGATCTCCAGAGAGGCGCTCATTTATATCAAGGATGATTGCCCAGTCCGAGGTAGTTGCATTGAGCGCATCGAGTCGAGCGCGCCCTAGGTCATTATCCCAAAACCCTCGGATGATTTGCACATTTTGCCACCCCTGGCTGCTGATGGCTTTCCACTCTTCACCGGCATAGTAGACATATATAGTGTCGCATTGTTCAGCAAACCAGTCACGTATGTGTTTAACGAAGCTGTTTACCTGATCAATAGTTTCACCCGGCTGCACTACGGCGATGACATCTAGACGAAGCGACCTTTTTGTGGTCATGCGGAAAACTCTTCTAGACGTTTCTTCAGTGCGTCGAGATCACCCTTGTTGGCTCCACTAGGAAGGCTAGATCCATCAGTGGGCATGCTTCGAGAAATATCGAACATACGAGTGATGAGTCCGCCTACTTCGGTGATGAGTAGCGAGGTGTCACCGGTAGGAACAACTGCGGAGTCATAGGGAGCCTTGCTTACTTCTTCGAATGAGGCCACGCTCACACTTGCCGGTACCGAACCGTTAAGACCTTCGATGAGGATTCCAGCGCATTCTTCATCCGCTTCCCCTGGCTCATGGGGCACAGCAAAGCAGAGCTCAACAGGAGCTTCTTCGGGGAAGACCGCCGCGTATGCCCGTAACGTCGCCAATACCGTGGAGGCCTCGGACCAATCTGTCGCGACAATGAAGCGCACGCCGCTCATCATGGCTGTTGTTTCAACCGTCTCAGCCTGTTCCCTGAGCTCTTGAAGACGTGCGGCAATGGCGGATAGCGATGTTTGGTCGGACACAAGGTCTCCTCAGGTCGTTGGGACTCACTCGCTCATCGGCATCTCGTCGCTTTGACTGAGCCAATTTTCTTGACTAGGGGACTTATCGACCGATTGGAATGCACCATCAGTCACCGCTGCGCTTCCTCTAGGAGATCACCCATGCTGCCTAAGAAAATCCACGTGGTATGGGTTGGCGATGAAACCCGCCGCCCCGAAGCTCTTATTAAAACTTGGCAAACCTTGAACCCTGATTTCGAAGTTCGAGTATGGGGCAATAAAGATCTTTCAGAGTTAAAATGGATTAATTTTCGCCACATGAAAGATATGTGGCACCAAGAACTTTGTGGCGTAGCTGATCTTATGCGCTACGAAATTCTTTATGAACATGGTGGAATCGCAGTCGACGCTGACTCAGCTTGCCTTCGACCAATCGAGGACTGGATTTTAGAACCTTCTGACTTTGCTTCCTGGTCTAATGAACTAACTCTTCCAGGAATGGTAACTAACGCATTCATGGGATCAACTTCGGGTTCTGAGTTCATTGGAAAAATAATTGAAAATTTGGCAAATGAATCTACCGTAGTAGACCGCCGCGCCTGGCAGAGCACGGGCCCAATTCTAGTAACAAAAACCTGGCAAGAAACTGGCCACCCATTAACCATCTGGCCGTCCCATTTATTCACCCCTCGCCACCATTCAGGATGGATCTACACAGGGACTGGTCCAGTATTTGGACATCAAATGTTTGCCTCAACTCAGAGCACTTGGAGCAGCGCAGTAAACCTAAAAGAAGTCAACGAAGAAACCCTATCCACAGCTTTCGGCGAGAAGTAAATCCACATAACCAGAGAAGAAAGCACCCACCTTGAGTCACAATCTAGCAGCAACTAAAGTTTCCAGTGGAAATATAGAAGCAACTCTGATACATATTGAAAATGACCACATTGGTCGCGTCTTCAGGGAGACCGGAGAATTTTACGAAAATGACCTACTAAACATATGGTCAAGCATACCCTTCCGAGACGACTACGCTTTCATCGATGTTGGCGCAAACCTTGGAAACCATAGCGTCTACTTAGGCCTTTCGGCCAGCCACCCTATAATTTCCATAGAACCCCACGAAGTGAATTTCCTTTTACTGGAGGAAAATATAAAAATCAATAAAATTGAAAATAGAGTAATTGCAAAAAATGCATGCGCTTGGGATAAAGAGGAAATGATATCACTGCGTATCGCATCCGA
This region of Dermatophilus congolensis genomic DNA includes:
- the fliD gene encoding flagellar filament capping protein FliD, encoding MQISGLGSGVDTAGMITQLMSVERQAGNYLTKGKVSAQALVSAYTSLNTKMKAIGDAANQFVPKSVIDTPAWNSVTAKSSNEDIAKVTTGTGAQAGTLTFAVKSIAQASTTLADKSFTSTDTVNGGAAFDFNVTANGKTTNVTVGQGAKLADVVAAINQQAGADVKATMVQTATGSYQMQLTSATTGAQSSVTVTNGSTPPVVADVLGNFNEVAKGQDTVLHIGDPTAGYDVTSTTKDVKNLLPGVTISPTKADPNTQVTVDVTQDTAGISKKVEDLVTAANDALSNIRINSKYNKDSPSSSGPFVGDSLTRDLTNQLQNAAVGNAAAAPSAAGISIDKTGTITFDKKKFEDLYAKDPAAAQKAINAFASSLSDVSTQATDADKGLITMQVNSQNTMIKDYSDQISKFNDRMDLRQQALQAQFNAMDSLLGKMKSQGNWLSSQLAGLR
- a CDS encoding flagellin N-terminal helical domain-containing protein, whose translation is MGLQINTNVAALNAYRNLSGTQGSQQTSLERLSSGLRINRAADDAAGLAISEKLRSQVNGLNQAQANAQDGVSLVQTAEGAMNETHAMLQRMRTLAVQAGNDTNTSSDRAAIQKEIGALLKEIDSTTTRTQFNGMNLLDGTFTGKALQIGANTGQTMSITIKKMDTAGLSINGLTVTSAAGLKSALGKIDKAIGKVSDQRADLGALQNRLDHTIKNLGVSSENLAASESRIRDTDMAKEMTSFTRSQILQQAGTAMLSQANQSSQGVLRLLG
- a CDS encoding glycosyltransferase: MTSTSSKFPLPEEKISRRLGRLKKDTDLSKGNDRQISYEIAQELQKLGDIDAAYQEYKKVAIGEDNWAWAAREAWADLLTSQKRLEDAASLLEQLEPGPNPEFATWLRAKWCIASGKTSQALDLMQHLECPTPTLGTPFPEDAVLRARLRLACHTGRKHDELTSRLALFIAGIEIHGAGKKLLKLWGKRRPEELGEVILEARSNHLEAIADEFDRSPYPGNLVARTIREHRQRYSVAAVIIARDEARCIQRCINSIKPFVDEVLVADTGSEDNTAELAEAAGARVIHIPWTDNFSEAHNTALDAAGADWHVIIDADEVIAAGGRELYDLHDLSPEFVLTVNVVSSFRLGETITTQSEPQSRILPGTVRYRGIIHATPQHDLPLRQVRITIEHDGYEPEQLAKKLPRREKMLRAAIAAEPDDPYLRYQLGRNLETQGRLPEAAEQYDKIDRKTLPPEPWQHILIVQCAHTLTSINRSLDALTLLGEYTDEFDHSSDYHFVAGNVLLDLATQQPELAAELLPQSAAEFRRALEIGEPTDLFGHVNGRGSYLAACNLEIVEQGCRDLGIALPDHAYTPSTTKTLQRGDAEDLAPLPNGSLDVVMIVKNEEAHLAQTLESCESLRPLLGEICVYDTGSTDTTRDIARAHGAKVAEGFWDNNYSRARNAAAAMSSAPWLLVLDADERVFANPTRLAHELAVAEAANDVALYIEAAPTSAPGERMQGNEYWMSPRIYRPDLAHYARPVHAELRGLDGHRFNESTELAPETIRIENDGFGASRTKNSVQRALSLTKVAKASRSDTADQMAALVDQARAQWGAGDPDNARKSLHAAIALDPSTTYYRWAYQWLIRIELETENIDAAARELDVLKGFAPTDSYTRWLEAHLKLAQGQTSEALHIVQSLDHVVDAAGLPLSREVVAEAQLAAARQTDDALAIARALLRLGKARNDQELVHKASAALRNA
- a CDS encoding glycosyltransferase family 32 protein, translated to MLPKKIHVVWVGDETRRPEALIKTWQTLNPDFEVRVWGNKDLSELKWINFRHMKDMWHQELCGVADLMRYEILYEHGGIAVDADSACLRPIEDWILEPSDFASWSNELTLPGMVTNAFMGSTSGSEFIGKIIENLANESTVVDRRAWQSTGPILVTKTWQETGHPLTIWPSHLFTPRHHSGWIYTGTGPVFGHQMFASTQSTWSSAVNLKEVNEETLSTAFGEK